A genomic region of Fusarium falciforme chromosome 4, complete sequence contains the following coding sequences:
- a CDS encoding 3-isopropylmalate dehydrogenase, which translates to MTFVWPLVGQYRCRPLGFYFAVEGRAGHCATRRPPELQQLRSRHANLPLSPLSISTLFLSIQRFQDLAGDHCGPEVIAEGIRVLKTIEENKPSVGKFNLQEHLMGGGLLKLRKKMGTYGNLRPCFFASDSLVDSSPLKAEVCRGTDFVIVRELTGGIYFGERNSAWDTESYSRAEVERVACLAGFLARGRGDKKVLSLDKANVLATSRLWRKVMTETFEKEFPDLKVEHQLIDSAAMIMVKNPTGLNGVVVTSNLFGDIISDEASVIPGSIGLLPSASLSGIPDGKGKCNGIYEPIHGSAPDISGKGIVNPIGTILSVAMLLRYSLNLPEEAVRAALDGGL; encoded by the exons ATGACCTTTGTCTGGCCTCTCGTTGGCCAATACCGTTGCCGCCCTCTTGGGTTCTACTTTGCCGTCGAGGGCCGAGCCGGCCACTGCGCGACGCGCCGGCCGCCGgagctccagcagcttcGATCTCGGCATG CCAACCTACCACTCTCTCCCTTGTCTATTTCGACTCTATTCCTATCAATTCAAAGGTTCCAAGAC CTGGCTGGCGATCACTGCGGTCCCGAG GTTATCGCCGAGGGTATCCGG GTCCTGAAGACTATCGAGGAGAACAAGCCCAGCGTTGGCAAGTTCAACCTCCAGGAGCATCTCATGGGTGGT ggcctcctcaagctccgCAAGAAGATGGGCACCTACGGTAACCTGCGACCCTGCTTCTTCGCCTCGGACTCGCTCGTCGACTCTTCAcccctcaaggccgaggtgtGCCGCGGCACCGACTTTGTCATTGTGCGCGAGCTCACTGGCGGTATCTACTTTGGAGAGCGCAATTCTGCCTGGGACACTGAGTCTTACTCCCGCGCCGAGGTGGAGCGCGTCGCCTGCCTGGCTGGTTTCCTGGCCCGCGGCCGCGGTGACAAGAAGGTGTTGTCTCTGGACAAGGCCAACGTGCTAGCCACGAGCCGACTCTGGCGCAAGGTCATGACCGAGACGTTTGAGAAGGAGTTCCCCGACCTCAAGGTCGAGCACCAGCTGATTGATAGCGCGGCCATGATCATGGTCAAGAACCCTACCGGTCTTAACGGTGTTGTTGTGACGAGCAACCTGTTTGGTGACATTATCAGCGACGAGGCCAGCGTCATCCCCGGCAGCATTGGTCTCCTGCCCAGTGCCAGCTTGAGCGGTATCCCTGATGGCAAGGGCAAGTGCAACGGTATCTACGAACCCATCCACG GCTCTGCCCCTGATATCTCGGGCAAGGGTATCGTCAACCCCATCGGCACGATCCTGTCCGTGGCTATGCTTCTCCGATACTCTCTCAACCTTCCCGAGGAGGCTGTGCGTGCTGCCCTGGACGGTGGCCTCTGA